From the genome of Perca flavescens isolate YP-PL-M2 chromosome 12, PFLA_1.0, whole genome shotgun sequence, one region includes:
- the si:ch211-267e7.3 gene encoding ADAMTS-like protein 2 isoform X4, with amino-acid sequence MFGNGGLALPVCSFLLLHLPVLPLTNNWPVKDRSEGRVEQRNIHLQSHSSGGQNVKQTSNKEELFQWWGEWSSWSSCSRSCGGGVRSQERHCLIQRLSTTQNVNSSYCVGSPKQYQLCPDQPCPSPSVSFKQHQCSQFNSKAFGRRYYQWIPLYPADYISISNKPCDLQCTTISGERQLLVPAHDGTFCRDAKYHGVCIEGICQPVGCDGELYSSKTVDRCGVCGGNGTSCQRISGSYRKALAQLGYVFIANIPAGASDIQIIERHKTENILGENLQVLSALSDEAGHFFFNGNTLFDNPQNFHVAGTVFKYRRPSNIFSDGLEYIIAQGPTLQGLNVMYYNLIGKLPHITYEYTIPCTSHDITAAEGITTGPSYSHLNLTYNEENEDARGDQLTAANRSRGSVTSVHHFTTQQGAGGQSHVQLQEEEEEEEEEEKEVVEIRTPSPPPPAAMLVYRPADVTGHVFSHNDVEERGLPVPSGYRSSSNSIDEPSTADDNILVLPFPGSQSVRSAAQTEDAPYLLLEDLHYNQTHSNTHSLTQSNTHSVEHTLADPHSPAETRVHTLSAVDTEMRADILTVTDTHLVAHTETETGKHSHAHPAILVELQQVPVVQAANTESNDFDVGLDPDVSLADMYRWKVSAYAPCSSTCTTGITTSYALCVRYDGTEVDDSYCNSLTRPEPTHEFCTGKECPPRWETSGWSECSRTCGEGVQYRTVRCWKMLSPGLDSSVYDSLCLSHELHKPANRKVCLGQSCGPQWEVSEWSECSARCGFRGVRTREVRCSMEMRLCNKSSQPIESQECEGPPCDRRWTVSDWGPCSGVCGEGRMARAVMCRSSGGVVMSEEQCDQSPRPLAIYPCGDRDCAPHWVEQEWQQCNATCGRGARQRQVVCAGLEAGVFKEFPDTSCDQSNKPETSSSCFQRPCSKWFTTSWSQ; translated from the exons ATGTTCGGTAACGGAGGCTTAGCTCTCCCGGTTTGCTCCTTTCTCCTACTACACCTCCCGGTTCTCCCGCTAACGAACAACTGGCCCGTTAAG GACAGAAGTGAAGGGAGGGTGGAGCAGCGTAACATCCATCTACAATCACACAGCTCTGGAGGTCAGAATGTCAAACAGACAAGCAACAAG GAGGAGCTGTTTCAGTGGTGGGGAGAGTGGTCCAGTTGGTCCTCTTGTTCCAGGAGCTGTGGAGGAGGAGTGAGGAGTCAGGAGAGACACTGTCTCATACAGAG gCTGTCCACCACCCAGAATGTAAACAGCTCATATTGTGTTGGCTCTCCTAAACAGTACCAGCTCTGTCCAGACCAG cCCTGTCCCAGCCCAAGTGTGAGCTTCAAACAGCACCAGTGTTCCCAATTCAATTCCAAAGCATTTGGAAGAAGATACTATCAGTGGATACCTCTTTACCCAG CTGATTACATCAGCATCTCCAATAAGCCCTGTGACCTGCAGTGTACAACCATCAGCGGTGAGCGACAGCTGCTAGTTCCCGCACACGATGGTACATTCTGCCGCGATGCCAAATACCATGGAGTCTGTATAGAGGGAATATGTCAG CCTGTAGGTTGTGATGGAGAGCTGTACAGCAGTAAGACAGTAGACAGATGCGGAGTATGTGGAGGCAACGGGACATCTTGCCAGCGCATCTCCGGATCATACAGGAAGGCACTCGCACAgttag GCTATGTGTTCATCGCCAACATCCCAGCTGGAGCTTCAGACATTCAGATCATAGAGAGACATAAGACGGAGAACATCCTGGGTGAGAACCTACAAGTTCTTTCAG CCCTTTCAGATGAAGCTGGTCATTTCTTCTTCAACGGAAACACTCTTTTTGACAATCCTCAAAACTTCCATGTGGCAGGAACAGTGTTTAAATACCGACGTCCAAGCAATATATTCTCTGATGGGCTGGAGTATATCATTGCCCAGGGACCAACACTTCAGGGCCTGAATGTTATG TACTACAACCTGATTGGGAAGCTCCCCCACATCACCTACGAATACACCATCCCCTGCACATCTCATGACATCACTGCAGCCGAAGGCATCACCACAGGCCCCTCCTACTCGCATCTTAACCTCACCTATAACGAGGAAAATGAGGACGCCAGAGGGGATCAACTCACAGCGGCGAATCGCAGCAGAGGGAGTGTAACATCTGTCCATCACTTCACCACCCAGCAGGGAGCTGGTGGCCAATCACATGTCCAGCtgcaggaagaagaagaagaagaagaagaagaagagaaggaagtAGTGGAGATCAGGACACCCAGCCCTCCACCGCCGGCTGCCATGTTGGTCTACAGACCGGCTGATGTCACCGGTCATGTGTTCAGCCACAATGATGTCGAGGAGCGAGGACTTCCAGTACCGTCTGGCTACC GAAGTTCCTCCAACTCGATTGACGAGCCATCCACTGCTGATGACAACATTCTCGTGCTCCCTTTTCCTG GTAGCCAGAGTGTACGTTCTGCAGCCCAGACAGAAGATGCCCCCTACCTGCTCCTGGAGGACTTGCATTACAACcagacacactcaaacacacactccctcacacagtcaaacacacactccgTTGAACACACGCTCGCTGATCCACACTCGCCAGCAGAAACACGCGTGCACACGTTGTCCGCCGTGGACACCGAAATGCGCGCAGACATTCTTACAGTTACTGACACACACTTGgtcgcacacacagaaacagaaactggCAAACACTCGCACGCACACCCTGCCATCTTGGTAGAGCTACAACAGGTGCCTGTGGTCCAGGCGGCCAACACCGAGAG TAATGACTTTGATGTGGGTCTGGACCCAGATGTTAGCCTGGCAGACATGTATCGCTGGAAGGTTTCTGCTTACGCTCCCTGCAGCTCCACCTGTACAACAG gtaTCACCACTAGCTATGCCCTTTGTGTCCGATATGATGGTACTGAAGTGGATGACAGTTACTGCAACTCTCTGACCAGACCTGAGCCCACTCATGAGTTCTGCACTGGGAAGGAATGTCCTCCAAG ATGGGAGACCAGTGGTTGGAGCGAGTGCTCTCGAACCTGTGGCGAGGGCGTTCAGTATCGCACTGTGCGCTGCTGGAAGATGCTGTCGCCCGGCCTCGACTCATCTGTCTACGATTCACTGTGTCTGTCACATGAGCTCCACAAACCAGCCAATAGGAAGGTCTGCCTTGGCCAGAGCTGCGGACCCCAGTGGGAGGTGTCTGAGTGGTCAGAG TGCTCAGCGCGATGTGGCTTTCGGGGGGTCCGTACTCGGGAGGTTCGTTGCTCCATGGAAATGAGACTATGTAACAAGTCTTCTCAGCCAATAGAAAGTCAGGAATGTGAAGGGCCGCCCTGTGACAGAAGATGGACAGTTTCTGACTGGGGACCT TGCTCCGGTGTGTGTGGAGAGGGAAGGATGGCGCGCGCTGTGATGTGTCGATCGTCGGGTGGGGTAGTGATGTCAGAGGAGCAGTGTGACCAATCACCGCGCCCGCTGGCCATCTATCCCTGTGGTGACAGAGATTGCGCCCCCCACTGGGTCGAACAGGAATGGCAACAG TGTAATGCTACATGTGGGCGTGGTGCGCGGCAGCGTCAGGTGGTGTGTGCTGGGCTGGAGGCTGGTGTGTTCAAAGAGTTTCCAGATACCAGCTGTGACCAAAGCAACAAACCAGAGACCAGCTCGTCCTGCTTCCAGAGACCCTGCTCCAAATGGTTCACCACATCCTGGTCTCAG TAA